The stretch of DNA CAAAGCCCGATGCAAAACGGAAAATCGAAAGGGAACAACCAACTGGACGTGGGTCTATCAGGCCTCGGCTCCGAACTCTACGTAACCAAGGGGACATTTTTGCTGCACAGTTAAGGGGACATATTGCCTAAGTATAAACATGAAATGAAGCAGAAAAGAAGAAACGGCTCTTTTTTCAGTATTCGCTTTTGCCTCCTTTTAGGGCGATTTCTACCGCATATAGTGGTTTTCGCGAAAAAAATCTCAAGATATTGTCTTGACTTTGATCTTCGGTCCGCTAACCTGGAAATGTCGTTAAAAGATGTGGCTCCATCGGGGCAAACCGATGGTTTGTGGAGGTATGGCATGATGCGCCTACGCCGGTTGGCGGGCATTCTGACGGCGCTGCTGCTCGTGTTTCCCTGGGTCGCCCGGGCGGCCGAGGGATTCAACGCGCATTTTTTCGATCCGACGCCGTTCGCCGGCCGTTACCTGACCTTCGAGGACGCCCAAACCCTGCCCCAATTCCGCTGGGCGCTGGGCGCGCTGATCGATTATGCCAATGCCCCGGTGGAGGTGCGGACCGATAACGACCGCACGACCGGTGTCCTCGACAGTTTGCTGACCACCGACGTGACGGGCGCGTTTTCCTTTCACGAAATGGTCAACGCCGGCGTCCAGGTGCCGCTGCATTGGTTCAATCGCGGCCGTTCGTTCAACGACCTGGGCGACGCCGACGGCGTTTCCTCGCGGCAGAATCGCACTTCGATGGGCGATATCCGCGTCCTGGCCAAGGTGCGGATCATCGAGGAAGGCAACTGGCCGTTCGGCGTGGCCGTCACGCCCTTCGTGACTTTCCCCACCGGCGACGCCTCGCGCCTGCTGGGCGAGGGCCGGATCACCGGCGGCTTCACGGCGACCTACGAAATCAATCTGGCTTGGCTGCGGATGGCGCTCAACGGCGGCTGGCATTATCGCGGCGGCTCGGGCGTTTTGGGCACCACGGTGCGCAACGCGTATCCGCTCGCGGCGGGCCTGTCGCGCGACATCGACCCGCGGCTCAATTTAAGCCTGGAAATGCACGGCGAGATGTACGAGTCGACGAACAACCGCGACTTCGCGGGCAACCCGTTGGAATTGGATCTGGTCGGCCGTTATAAGCTCGGCCAGGGCCTGCGGGTGGTCGCCGGCGGCGGGCCGGGCCTGACCAGCGGCGTCGGCAGCCCCGATTTCCGGCTCTTCGGGGGCGTCGATTACGCGCCGGAGCCGCAGGCGATCCCGACGCCGAGCACCGGCAATTTGCGCGTCGTGGTGCAGGACCGGTTCGGCAAGCCGTTGGAAGCCGAGGTCGGCATCGAGGGCGCGGAATTGCGCCTGGGCAACACCGTCAACGGCACCTTCGCGCTGTCGAGCCTGATGCCCGGCAATTACCAGGTGCGCGTCTCGCGGCCCGATTTCGATTCGGGCCTGACCGAGGTGACGGTCTACGCGGGTCAGACCTCCACCGTGACCGTGGTGCTGTATCCGGTGGCGACCCGCCTGAACATCATCGTGCTCGACCGCGACCAGGGCCACCGCCTGCCCGGGCGCCTCATTTTCCGACCCGGCACGAAGGATGAAAACGTCGCGGACAACCCGAGCGGCGAATTCAGCCTCGAAGTGGAAGCGGGGCCACTCACCTTCACCGCTGAATCGCAAGGTTACGAATCGGTGATGACCACGGCCGAGGCGGAAAAGGGCACGACGACCACGGTGACCGTGCATTTGCGGCGGAAGATCGAAAAATCCGGCAAGATTTTCTTCGACCTCGACAGCGCGGATTTGCGGCCCGAAAGCCTGCCCGTGCTGCGGGACGTGGCGCGGCAGATCAAAGAGCTGCATCCGCATCTGGTCGTGATCGAAGGCCACTGCAGCGATGAAGGTTCCGACGAATACAACCTCAAGCTCTCGGAGCGGCGGTCCGAGTCGGTGCGCGCCTACCTGATCAAGCAGGGTCTGGCGCCGAGCATGCTCAAGGCCATGGCCTTCGGCGAATCGCGGCCGATCGCCTCGAACGAAACCGAGGAAGGCCGCGAGCGCAACCGCCGGGTCGAATTCATCATCGAGGAGGAATGACCATGCGCGCGTTCGTCGCCGCTTGCTGGGTGGTTCTGCTCGTCGCGGCCGTCGGTTTCGCGGCGACCTACGACTTGTCCGACGCCGGCGTTTCGCAAATCTGCCTGGGCGGTTCCGAGGAAAGCGCCAACCTGGGCTACAGCCTGGCGGTCGGCGACCTGGACGGCGACGGCCGGCTCGACCTGATCGCCGGGGCGCCGGGAACCGGCAGCGGCGTCGGGTCGCGGCTGGGCGCGGTGTACGTGCTGCTTTCGAGCGCCGGGGCGCTGGTCGGCCGGCAGCTTGACCTGGCCACCGACGCGGCCGATGTCGCGATCGTCGGCGAAACCGAATACAACGCCGGCTACCAGGTCGCGGCCGGCGATCTGAATCACGACGGGATCGACGATCTGGTGATCGGCGCGCCGCGCGCCGACGGTCCGAGCGGCGAATCGGTGTTGGGCGTGGTCTTCGTGTTTTTCGGCCGCGCCACGTGGCCGGCGACGTTGTCGACGACCACCGGCGCCGACGTGACGATCTGGGGCGAGGCGGCCGACGGCCAGTTCGGCGCCCAGTTGGCGATCGCCGACTTCGACGACGACGGCGTCGCCGATTTGTTCGCCGCCGCGCCGGGATACCACGATGTGGGCGCGCCCGCCGCCGGCAAGGTGTTCGGCTTCCTCGGCGGCAGCCTGTCGGGAGTGATCGACCTGCGGCCCGAGAGCGTCGAGGCCGACGTGGAAATCGTCGGCGAGGCCGCCGGCAACCGCCTGGGCCAGGGATTGGCGCTGGGCGACATCAACGGCGACGGGCCGGCCGATCTGGTGCTGGGCGCGCCGGGCATCGCGCCGCCGCTGCCGGGTTCGAAGGAAGGATCGCCGGGCACCGTGTACGTCATCTGGGGCCGCGAACTGAACGACACCCTGCGCATCAACCTGTCCGCGGTCGCGCCGGACGTGCGCCTCGATCCGCCGGATCAGAGCGGCAATCTCGGCGCCGCGCTGACCATCGGCGATCTCGACGGCGACGGCCTGGCCGACCTGGCGATGGCCGCGCCCAACCTGCCGACCAAATCGGCGGCCGGCGAGGTCTACGTGGTCTACGGCCGCTTCACTTGGTCGCCCACCGTCGATCTGGCGACCGCCGACCTGACCATTCACGGCGGCCAGTCGCAGGACCGCTTCGGCTTCGCGCTGGCGATGGCCGACGTTTCCGGCGACTGCCTGGCCGATCTGCTGATCGGCGCGCCGCGCTTCGAGGCGCTGGGCTTCAGCCACGCTTACGCCATCGCCGGGCGCCGCGATTATCCGCTGCAGGAAGACATCGACCTGGCCGGCGGCGACGAGCCGCTGCACGAGATCATCGGCGCCCGGACGGGTGACGAGACCGGCTTTGCCCTGGCGCTGGGCGACCTGGACGACGACGGCGTGCCGGACCTGATCATCGGGGCGCGCGCCGCCGACCTGACCGCGCCGACGCGAGCCGAGGCCGGCGCCGTGTACGCGATCGTCAGCGAGGCGGTCAATCAGCCGCCGGTCGCCGACGCGGGGCCGGATCGCGAAAGCCTGGTGAACCTGCCCGTGGTGCTCGACGGCCGCGGCAGCGCCGACCCGGAAGGCGCAACCCTGACTTACGTTTGGCAACAGGTCGCCGGCCCGGCCGACGCTGCACTGTTCGACGGCGACACGGCGACGCCCGTCGTGGTGCCCACCGCGGCCGGCACCTACCGCTTCTCGTTGACCGTCGCCGACTGCGTTTTTACCGGCGACCCCGACGAGGTGACCGTCGTGGTCGATGCCTTCCCCGGCGACGATGACGACACCGCCGATGACGACGCGGCCGACGACGACAACGGCGGCGACGACGACGGCGGCGGCCATGGGCCGTGGGGCTCCTCGGATGACGAGGACGTCGGCATTTACGGGGGCGGCGGCTGCTCGGGCTAGGCGGTTTCTTCCCGGCGGCGTTTGCCGAAGATCCAGACCAGCAGCACTCCCGACAGGTAGAGCAGGCAAAGCGGCAGGCCCAGCAGGATCTGCGTCAGCAGATCGGGCGGCGTCAGCACCGCCGCGGCCAGAAACACCAGCACCACCGCGTAACGGAACCCGCGCCACAGCGTGCCGGCGCCGATCAGGCCCAGGCGGCCCAGAATCAGCATCACCACCGGCATCTCGAAAGCCAGTCCGAAAGCCACCAGCAGCTTGAGCGAGAACTCGGTGAAGTCGCTGACCTTCAGGTAGGCCTCGAAGGTGGTTTTCATCTCGAACCGCTTGACCAGAAAGTCGATCGCCGCCGGCAACACGCCGAAATAGCCGAAGAGCGAACCGGCGACGAAGGTCACCGCGGTGAGCATCGCGTAAAACAAAAAAAGGCGCTGCCGCGTGCGGTACAGGATCGGCGCGATCACCCACCAGAGTTGCAGGAACAGATAGGGCGCGGCCATGATCACCCCGGCGAGGATGCCGATGATCATGTAGGTGGCGAAACTTTCGGAGGGCGCGGTGAAATACAATCGGCTGTGGGGCCCCATCACGCCGAGAAAGGGCACCTTGAGAATCGCCAGCAGATCCTCGGAAAAATAAATGCCGATGCCGGCCCCGATGCTGACGGCGATCGCGCTGTGCAGCAGCTTACGCCGCAGCGCGGTGACGACGGGCAGCCAGTTGGCGAGCGGCGAGGCATTGTCGGACAAGTCGGCTTCTCCCCGGATTTCAAGTACCGGTAAGTAAAAGCCAGATGCCAGGGGGAGGCAAGCCCAAACGGATCAATGGAAAAGGAAAAATGGAGAAGCGAGTCGGTTCGACGGAAGGGCGCAATCGGCGGATCGCTCACGCCATTTTGTAATCCTGTCGATCCCGGGTGCGTTCCAGTTCCTGCAGGGCGTCGCGGGCGATCCACTGGGCGGAGCGGCTCGGTTGTTTGGCGATTTCACGGCCGGTGGCGATGGCCTGGCGGCAGAGCGAGGCATTGCGTTTGCCGATCTGGCGCAGCGCCCAGTTGACGGCCTTTTTCACGAAATTGCGCGGGTCGTCGGCCGCTCGGGCAATGGCCGGGAAAAACGGCGCAAATCGCTCGTCGGTCGCTTTTTTGTCGTGCCAGGCCAGGCAGGCCATCAGGGCGAACCCGGCGCGTTTGACGAATTCCTCGTCCCGTTCCGACCATTCGAGCGCCTTGTTCCAGGCGTCGGGCGTGCGATCGAAAAGATTCAGGCAGACCTGGTCGCACAGATCCCACGAATTGAAGGCGGCGGCCCACTGCTCCATCTGGGCGCCGGTGACCTGCCGCGGGTCGTCGATCATCCCCGCCAGAATCCGCGCTTCGTGCAGGCCGGATCGCCATAATTCCTCTGCCAGCGAATGGTTTTTCCCCAGGCTTTTCGCCAGCCGGCGCAACTCGGGAATGCGGATGCCCAGGGCGGTTTCGGTGTTGATGCCGAAGCGGCCCATCCCGGCGGCGTCGGCGGGATTGCCCAGCCGGCGCAATTCCCGCAAAACCTCGCGGTAATTCATGCCGGAATCCTATCGGACGCAACGCGTGCCATAATCGCCATTGTTGGTGGGTTCGATCACTCCCCAACCGAAGTCGAGAATCCAGCCTTTTTTTGGATTGTCCGCCAAGCGGGACGAAGACCAGAACCAACAACAAGGACATTTTAATTCAGCGGGACCGAAACAACCGTTATGCGGGCCCGTCGTACCGTCGCAGGCGGAGCAAGAATCGTCCTGACAGGCAAGCTCAAGGCAGGAATCGGTTACACCGCAGGATCCCCCGGTCGCGATCGATGCGCATCCGCGAACCAAGGTCCGCAGTTCGGAAATCGTCGGTAGTCGCCAATCGTCATGGCCGCCAAGGGTCAAGTTCTCGCAGTAGGGGATGACTTCATTCCAAGGCCAAGGGCTGCCATATCCTACCTGCCACATTAGACCCGAAGCTGGATCGGTCCAGGTTTTTCCGTGCGCTTCGCTGCCGGGCCAGGTGTCGTCGTCGTCAACCGAGTCGTTGTCGTCGTTATTGTCATTGTCGTTGTCGTTGTCGTTGTCGTTGTCGTCGTCATCAACATCGTCGTCATTGTTATTGCTAGCGTCGTCATCGTCGTTTTTACCATCGTCATTTTTATGGCAACCGGATACCGCGATTACCAGAGCCAGCATCAGGACCAACAGCCACCAAGAAGAAGCTTTCATCCTGCCCTCCTGACCATATTGATATAATTATAGTATATTAAAATACATTCAGTAAAGATACCGTATGCGACGAAAAGATGGTCCGGGTTAAAAGTGGCGGACTTCCAAGACGCTGTCGAGGTCCTTGATCAAGGCGGCGAAATCCGGATCGTCCGGAGTGACTTCCAGGCCGAGCAGCGGGATGATCGCGCGGCGCGCGGCGAAGTACTCGGCATACTCGTCGGCGGAGGTGCTGATAAAGGCCTCGGCGGTGGTCCGGGCGTTTTTCGCTTCCTCGGTTTTGTTCTGTTGGTCGAAAATCAGGGCGTAGCGTTCGAGGATGCGCGCCACCTCGGCGTAGTCGCGGTACAGGCTGTGGGAAAGAATGGCGCGCCGGAGGAAGTATCGGCGGCGGTCGCGGTCGGTCGCCTTGCCCTGGTCGGTCAGTTCCTTGAGCTCGGCCTCGCGCTGGTTGCGCTTGGCGACGTTGGCCGCGATTTCCTCCTTCATCAGGTCGTAGGAGGCGGTGTAGAAAACGAAGGCGTCGTCGAGGTTACCCTGCTGAAAATATTCGTCGCCGGCGTACAGCGGGTAGGGGCTGCACAGCAGGAAGCGGCAGTCGTCGTTTTTATTTTTTTCGAGGCAGCCGAAATACGAAGCCTTGCTTTTTTCGAGCATTTCCGGGTTGCCGGCGTCGGTGCGCTCGGCCTTGGCGATCTGCTTTTGCAGCGCGGCGACCAGTTCCTCGCGCGGTTGCGGCGTCAAATCGGGGAGGCCCTGTTCCGGCGCGGGGGCTTTTTTGTTTTGGCAACCGGCCGCGGCCACGAGCAGGCCGAGGGCCAGACAAATCGTCAAAAAGATCGCTTGAACATGTCGCACGGGTGTCATCCGATCTACTTCAGCAAGTCGAAAACGGCCTTGTGGTCGTCGGTTTTGGCTGCCACGAGCATTTCGTAGAAAAACATTTCGCTGCTGCCGATCAACGCGCCTTCGTCGCCCAGGCGGCGCAGTCCCAACTCGTGATTGAGCGTGTCGCGCGATGAGACGCAGTCGGCCAACACCATGATGTCGTAATCGCCGGCCATGCCGACCAGCGCCGTTTGCAGGACGCAAACGTGCGTTTCGATGCCGATCAGCACGAGCGTTTCCACGTCCAGTTCTTCCAGCGCGGTCACGAATTCGGGCTCGCCGAAACAGGAAAAAGCGGTTTTCGGGATCGGGCGGTATTCATCGCCCAGCGCTTCCTTCACCACGGGCAGCGAGGCGCCCAGGCCCTTGGGATATTGCTCGGTGACCAGGATGGGAATTTCCAGCCGTTTGCAGAACTCGATCACCTTCAGGCTGTTGGCCAGGATTTTTTCCCCTTGTTGCACATGGGGGAACAGCTTTTCCTGAATGTCGACGACCACCAGGGCGGTCGTCCCGCGCGGCAGCAAACCTTCCAGTTCCATGATCGCACCTCGAAAAGTCGAATTGGACGAACTGGTTTATGGTAGCCATCGCGGGGGGCGGCGGTCAATCGGGCGGCCGAAAAAAGCGGC from Myxococcales bacterium encodes:
- the tatC gene encoding twin-arginine translocase subunit TatC, which codes for MSDNASPLANWLPVVTALRRKLLHSAIAVSIGAGIGIYFSEDLLAILKVPFLGVMGPHSRLYFTAPSESFATYMIIGILAGVIMAAPYLFLQLWWVIAPILYRTRQRLFLFYAMLTAVTFVAGSLFGYFGVLPAAIDFLVKRFEMKTTFEAYLKVSDFTEFSLKLLVAFGLAFEMPVVMLILGRLGLIGAGTLWRGFRYAVVLVFLAAAVLTPPDLLTQILLGLPLCLLYLSGVLLVWIFGKRRREETA
- a CDS encoding DUF1566 domain-containing protein → MKASSWWLLVLMLALVIAVSGCHKNDDGKNDDDDASNNNDDDVDDDDNDNDNDNDNDNNDDNDSVDDDDTWPGSEAHGKTWTDPASGLMWQVGYGSPWPWNEVIPYCENLTLGGHDDWRLPTISELRTLVRGCASIATGGSCGVTDSCLELACQDDSCSACDGTTGPHNGCFGPAELKCPCCWFWSSSRLADNPKKGWILDFGWGVIEPTNNGDYGTRCVR
- a CDS encoding DNA alkylation repair protein; this encodes MNYREVLRELRRLGNPADAAGMGRFGINTETALGIRIPELRRLAKSLGKNHSLAEELWRSGLHEARILAGMIDDPRQVTGAQMEQWAAAFNSWDLCDQVCLNLFDRTPDAWNKALEWSERDEEFVKRAGFALMACLAWHDKKATDERFAPFFPAIARAADDPRNFVKKAVNWALRQIGKRNASLCRQAIATGREIAKQPSRSAQWIARDALQELERTRDRQDYKMA
- a CDS encoding OmpA family protein, whose protein sequence is MMRLRRLAGILTALLLVFPWVARAAEGFNAHFFDPTPFAGRYLTFEDAQTLPQFRWALGALIDYANAPVEVRTDNDRTTGVLDSLLTTDVTGAFSFHEMVNAGVQVPLHWFNRGRSFNDLGDADGVSSRQNRTSMGDIRVLAKVRIIEEGNWPFGVAVTPFVTFPTGDASRLLGEGRITGGFTATYEINLAWLRMALNGGWHYRGGSGVLGTTVRNAYPLAAGLSRDIDPRLNLSLEMHGEMYESTNNRDFAGNPLELDLVGRYKLGQGLRVVAGGGPGLTSGVGSPDFRLFGGVDYAPEPQAIPTPSTGNLRVVVQDRFGKPLEAEVGIEGAELRLGNTVNGTFALSSLMPGNYQVRVSRPDFDSGLTEVTVYAGQTSTVTVVLYPVATRLNIIVLDRDQGHRLPGRLIFRPGTKDENVADNPSGEFSLEVEAGPLTFTAESQGYESVMTTAEAEKGTTTTVTVHLRRKIEKSGKIFFDLDSADLRPESLPVLRDVARQIKELHPHLVVIEGHCSDEGSDEYNLKLSERRSESVRAYLIKQGLAPSMLKAMAFGESRPIASNETEEGRERNRRVEFIIEEE
- a CDS encoding isochorismatase family protein; this encodes MELEGLLPRGTTALVVVDIQEKLFPHVQQGEKILANSLKVIEFCKRLEIPILVTEQYPKGLGASLPVVKEALGDEYRPIPKTAFSCFGEPEFVTALEELDVETLVLIGIETHVCVLQTALVGMAGDYDIMVLADCVSSRDTLNHELGLRRLGDEGALIGSSEMFFYEMLVAAKTDDHKAVFDLLK